A region of Denticeps clupeoides chromosome 19, fDenClu1.1, whole genome shotgun sequence DNA encodes the following proteins:
- the sele gene encoding E-selectin: MSCGSMDSRCLVFGIFFTIFALQTEVKGWSYHYSDDRMDWESARAWCKSSFTDMVAIQNKEEINHLNTILPKKDGYFWIGIRKITGQWTWVGTNKTLTAEASNWATGEPNNVRSRNDKEDCVEIYIKRTVDEGKWNDISCMKQKTALCYTASCQVDSCSGHGQCVETINNHSCECFEGFYGEGCQHAVRCNEHEAGAPEHGSSKCSHPNGDFSYNSGCRYSCEEGYVVRGSETLTCTASAAWSGLPPACEVVRCPALSEPDKGSVSCSSPLGDSAFLSTCQFTCVDGYVLTGSSTLSCGPAGQWNGAPPHCEAVRCPVLQTPHSASLFCTGDSEFSFGSSCSYTCNDGFRLKGAALVHCLAHGQWSDEPPQCEVVTCPRPESAHLTSQCSESSSELSISTSCTFTCNAGFVMQGEPRAVCTSTGEWSTGPPACIDAQCPLLEAPESGRVACSNHDKGSVCTFSCNEGFDLQGAQTAKCTENAEWEVEGDTPTCTVVTCPRPESPHLTSQCTDSSSELSISTSCTFTCNAGFVLQGEPRAVCTSTGEWSSGPPACIDAQCPLLAAPESGRVVCSNYDKGSVCTFSCNEGFDLKGAQMAKCTENAEWEVEGDTPTCTEVTCPRLETLVNGFLSCSPSGNAHTFGSSCTFHCDSGYVLHGHDTVTCNHHGNWTAGQPKCQASENFISPTAIGVTAGGATALSGLSLVAWLLKRLRQKGKMFDLNSNSDIEIPPQVYRNSTNSLI; encoded by the exons ATGTCTTGTGGAAGCATGGACTCTAGATGCCTGGTTTTTGGAATCTTTTTCACAA TCTTTGCATTGCAGACTGAGGTAAAAGGCTGGTCCTATCATTACTCCGACGACAGGATGGACTGGGAGTCTGCCAGGGCCTGGTGCAAATCAAGCTTCACGGACATGGTGGCCATTCAGAACAAGGAGGAGATCAACCACCTCAACACCATCCTGCCCAAGAAGGACGGCTATTTCTGGATTGGCATTCGAAAGATCACTGGCCAGTGGACATGGGTGGGCACCAACAAGACCCTGACAGCCGAGGCATCAAACTGGGCAACTGGAGAGCCCAACAATGTGCGTAGTCGGAACGATAAAGAGGACTGCGTGGAGATCTACATCAAGAGGACGGTCGATGAGGGGAAGTGGAATGACATATCCTGCATGAAACAAAAGACTGCCCTGTGCTACACAG CATCCTGCCAGGTGGACTCGTGCAGCGGCCACGGCCAATGTGTGGAGACCATCAACAACCACAGCTGCGAGTGCTTCGAGGGCTTTTACGGAGAAGGATGCCAACATG CTGTCCGCTGCAATGAGCACGAGGCGGGCGCTCCTGAGCACGGCTCGTCTAAATGCTCCCATCCGAACGGAGACTTTTCCTACAATTCCGGTTGTCGGTACTCGTGCGAGGAGGGATATGTGGTCAGGGGCTCGGAGACGCTGACATGCACCGCCAGCGCTGCCTGGTCCGGCCTGCCACCGGCGTGTGAAG TGGTCCGGTGCCCTGCGCTGTCCGAACCTGACAAGGGCTCTGTCAGCTGTTCCTCACCCCTTGGGGACTCTGCATTCCTGTCAACTTGCCAATTCACATGCGTGGACGGTTATGTCCTCACCGGCTCCAGCACGCTGTCGTGTGGCCCCGCAGGCCAGTGGAACGGCGCGCCGCCACACTGTGAAG CTGTGAGATGCCCGGTCCTCCAGACCCCACACAGCGCCTCGTTATTCTGCACAGGAGACTCCGAGTTCAGCTTCGGCAGCAGTTGCAGCTACACTTGCAATGATGGTTTCCGTCTGAAGGGGGCAGCATTGGTCCACTGCCTGGCTCACGGGCAATGGAGTGATGAGCCGCCACAGTGTGAGG TTGTCACGTGTCCGCGGCCTGAGAGCGCTCACCTGACTTCGCAATGCAGCGAGTCCTCCAGCGAGCTCAGCATCAGCACCAGCTGCACCTTCACATGCAATGCTGGATTCGTCATGCAGGGGGAGCCGAGGGCTGTTTGCACGTCAACAGGGGAGTGGAGCACCGGACCCCCCGCCTGCATCGACGCACAGTGTCCCCTTCTGGAAGCCCCAGAGTCGGGCAGAGTTGCCTGCTCCAACCATGACAAGGGCTCTGTCTGCACCTTCAGCTGCAACGAGGGCTTTGACCTCCAGGGGGCGCAGACGGCAAAATGCACTGAGAATGCAGAGTGGGAGGTGGAAGGAGACACACCCACCTGCACAG TTGTCACGTGTCCGCGGCCTGAGAGCCCCCACCTGACTTCGCAATGTACCGATTCCTCCAGCGAGCTCAGCATCAGCACCAGTTGCACCTTCACATGCAATGCTGGATTCGTCCTGCAGGGGGAGCCGAGGGCTGTTTGCACGTCAACAGGGGAGTGGAGCTCTGGACCCCCCGCCTGCATCGACGCACAGTGTCCCCTTCTGGCAGCCCCAGAGTCAGGCAGAGTTGTCTGCTCCAACTATGACAAGGGCTCTGTCTGCACCTTCAGCTGCAACGAGGGCTTTGACCTCAAGGGGGCGCAGATGGCAAAATGCACTGAGAATGCTGAGTGGGAGGTGGAAGGAGACACGCCCACCTGCACAG AGGTGACGTGCCCCCGTCTGGAGACTCTGGTCAACGGCTTCCTCAGCTGCTCCCCGTCAGGCAACGCCCACACCTTCGGCTCCAGCTGCACCTTTCACTGTGACTCTGGCTACGTCCTCCATGGACATGACACGGTGACGTGCAATCATCATGGCAACTGGACCGCAGGACAGCCAAAGTGCCAAG CTTCGGAGAACTTCATCAGTCCCACTGCCATCGGGGTGACAGCAGGGGGGGCTACTGCGCTGTCCGGACTCTCTCTGGTGGCCTGGCTCTTGAAGAGACTGAGACAGAAAG GAAAGATGTTTGACCTCAACAG CAACTCAGACATCGAGATACCGCCTCAAGTCTACAGGAACAGCACCAACAGCCTCATTTAG
- the rabggta gene encoding geranylgeranyl transferase type-2 subunit alpha, which yields MHGRVKLKSTAQQEEERRKEREKKLKVYLATREACFAKRKQGALDEDALQLTQQLLSSNPDFATLWNYRREILLHQETVREEDEVQKLYEAELAFLESCLKVNPKSYGSWHHRGWVCSRLPRPDWVRELGLCDRCLLLDDRNFHCWDYRRMVVKASAVPVDQELQFTDRLIGSNFSNYSSWHYRSTLLPLLHPQSPEVATLCPHRPSNSPTHSHRVCEEQLLKEYELVRNAFFTDPNDQSAWFYYRWLLGRAEREEMISCVYVCREGEKVVVAFSRPVKAKAVGLMLVLDGQPQEVEWVSAPPAVQHSPVWICELPPGTISDINNEHNLTVHWTETHTHRECALYTGRTESWCRDSATDQELFRCELSVEKTSVLQSELQSCTQLLELEPQNKWCLLTIILLMRALDPLGYEKETLAHFQTLKEVDLMRSCYYSDLCSKFMIENTILKMEYAEVRVFSLSHKNLSILCHLDQLLLVTHINLCSNQLIRIPPEFSMLQCLEVLEADDNVIESLEGLNNHLKLEAVSLRNNNIRLMSLLKPLASCPKLTRLDLRGNPVIQNENVQSELSELLLLVKNLVL from the exons ATG CACGGCCGTGTGAAGCTGAAGTCCACCgcccagcaggaggaggagaggaggaaggagcGTGAGAAGAAGCTGAAGGTGTATCTGGCTACGCGAGAGGCCTGCTTCGCCAAG AGGAAACAGGGGGCTCTGGATGAGGATGCTTTGCAGTTGACCCAGCAGTTGCTGTCGTCTAACCCCGATTTTGCTACGTTGTGGAACTACAGGAGGGAGATCCTGCTGCATCAGGAGACAGTGCG GGAGGAAGATGAGGTGCAGAAGTTGTACGAGGCGGAACTCGCCTTCCTGGAGTCGTGTCTGAAGGTGAACCCAAAGTCATACGGCAGCTGGCATCACCGTGGCTGGGTGTGCTCCCGTCTGCCGCGCCCCGACTGGGTCCGAGAGCTCGGCCTCTGTGATCGCTGCCTGTTGCTGGATGATCGCAACT TTCACTGCTGGGATTACAGAAGGATGGTGGTGAAGGCCTCAGCCGTGCCAGTGGATCAGGAGCTGCAGTTCACTGATCGACTCATCGGGTCGAATTTCTCCAACTACTCCAGCTGGCATTACAGGAGCACTCTGCTACCACTGCTGCACCCACAGTCCCCCGAAGTTGCAACCCTGTGCCCACACCGCCCATCCAACTCACCAACACACTCGCACCGAGTCTGTGAGGAGCAGCTCCTCAAAG AGTATGAACTGGTGCGAAATGCCTTCTTCACCGATCCTAACGACCAAAGCGCCTGGTTCTACTACCGATGGCTGCTTGGCAGAG CGGAGCGTGAGGAGATGATcagctgtgtgtatgtatgccgTGAAGGAGAGAAGGTGGTGGTGGCTTTCTCCCGGCCAGTGAAG GCCAAAGCTGTCGGCCTGATGTTGGTTCTGGATGGACAGCCTCAGGAGGTAGAGTGGGTCAGTGCACCCCCTGCTGTCCAACACAGTCCTGTGTGG ATATGTGAGCTCCCCCCAGGTACAATCAGTGACATCAACAACGAGCACAACCTGACTGTGCACtggacagagacacacacacacagagagtgtgCCCTCTACACCG gtCGAACTGAAAGCTGGTGCAGGGACTCTGCCACTGACCAAGAGCTCTTCAG gtGTGAGCTGTCTGTGGAGAAGACTTCGGTGCTTCAGTCAGAGCTTCAGTCCTGTACtcagctgctggagctggaacCCCAGAACAAAT GGTGCTTGCTGACCATCATACTCCTCATGAGAGCTCTGGATCCTCTGGGTTATGAGAAGGAGACCCTAGCACACTTTCAGACACTCAAG GAGGTGGATTTGATGCGTAGCTGCTATTACAGTGACTTGTGCAGCAAGTTTATGATCGAGAACACCATCCTTAAAATGGAATATGCTGAGGTCCGAGTTTTCAGCCTGTCTCATAAG aACCTCAGCATCTTGTGTCACCTAGACCAGCTGCTGTTGGTCACCCACATCAACCTCTGCTCCAATCAGCTGATCAGGATTCCACCGGAGTTCTCCATGCTGCAGTGCCTGGAG GTGCTGGAAGCCGATGACAATGTCATAGAGAGTTTGGAGGGGCTGAACAACCATCTCAAGTTGGAGGCGGTGTCGCTCAGAAATAACA ATATACGTCTGATGTCTCTGCTCAAACCCCTGGCCTCTTGCCCTAAGCTGACGCGTCTTGATCTCCGTGGCAACCCTGTCATCCAGAATGAAAACGTCCAATCAGAGCTTTCAGAACTGCTTCTGCTTGTCAAAAACCTCGTgctctga
- the LOC114769446 gene encoding 14 kDa phosphohistidine phosphatase, producing the protein MADLLSKVPDVEIDPDGMFKYILVRVKAKDGAGHKDVVRGTKSAEYHNHIFEKVNPAVGALGLECACLGGGKIEIDSQAKKLRVFGESTAFGKADHAATVEKLKSVYEDFEITWSDDTK; encoded by the exons ATGGCCGACCTGTTAAGTAAAGTCCCAGACGTGGAAATAGACCCCGACGGAATGTTCAAGTACATTCTGGTGAGGGTTAAAGCGAAAGACGGAGCAGGTCACAAAGACGTAGTGAGAGGCACGAAGAGTGCCGAGTACCACA ACCACATCTTCGAGAAGGTGAACCCTGCCGTAGGGGCTTTGGGTCTGGAATGTGCCTGTCTGGGTGGTGGCAAGATTGAGATCGACAGCCAGGCTAAGAAGCTGCGTGTGTTTGGGGAATCAACG GCCTTTGGAAAAGCCGATCACGCCGCAACGGTGGAAAAGCTGAAGTCTGTTTACGAAGATTTTGAAATTACCTGGTCTGACGACACGAAATAA